Proteins encoded by one window of Nicotiana tabacum cultivar K326 chromosome 10, ASM71507v2, whole genome shotgun sequence:
- the LOC142165060 gene encoding uncharacterized protein LOC142165060 gives MAIGEEFTSSNYNPWSIRIGLLGKSKLGFVYGRFSKSKFEPELHDQWEKVNVVVLSLIINVVKPGLLSSVVYASNAHKAWEDLKERFDKDTTLMGLNESYSQSRSQIMMMSPIFSINKAYSLLIDQESQRGLANFTQTNHTTEGIEGVVFYNNKNSTSAGGNFKFRKNQVRCDYYHYKGHTKENYYKLHGYPLDFKGKKKGQSSGVYTNNVSGSVFPNAAETGNQQGSYGTQIGIQQVQHSYMPQFSQITPNNSPPTPFFTKE, from the exons ATGGCGATTGGAGAAGAATTCACTTCCAGCAACTACAATCCTTG GTCTATAAGGATTGGTCTGTTAGGGAAGAGTAAGTTAGGTTTTGTATATGGTCGATTTTCTAAGTCTAAATTTGAACCTGAACTTCATGATCAATGGGAGAAAGTAAATGTTGTGGTTCTCTCATTGATAATAAATGTTGTAAAGCCAGGTTTACTTAGTAGTGTAGTATATGCCTCTAATGCTCATAAGGCTTGGGAGGACTTAAAGGAGAGATTTGACAAG GATACTACTCTGATGGGATTGAATGAGTCCTACTCACAGTCAAGGAGCCAGATTATGATGATGTCTCCAATTTTTAGTATTAACAAAGCCTACTCCCTACTGATTGATCAAGAGAGCCAAAGGGGTCTGGCTAATTTCACTCAGACTAATCACACTACTGAAGGCATAGAAGGAGTTGTGTTCTATAATAATAAGAACTCAACAAGTGCAGGTGGAAACTTCAAGTTTAGAAAGAACCAAGTTCGGTGTGACTACTATCATTACAAGGGGCACACAAAGGAGAATTATTACAAACTTCATGGCTATCCATTAGACTTCAAGGGAAAGAAGAAAGGACAGAGCTCTGGAGTGTATACAAACAATGTGAGTGGTTCAGTGTTTCCAAATGCTGCAGAAACAGGCAATCAACAAGGTTCTTATGGAACTCAAATAGGGATACAGCAGGTTCAGCATTCCTACATGCCACAGTTTTCCCAGATCACTCCTAACAATAGTCCTCCTACTCCTTTCTTCACCAAAGAATAG